In the Pedobacter cryoconitis genome, ATAACCTGATTTGGTTTTCTGTGCAATTAATTTAGCTGTTTCTGCCTCACATTCTGCCGCTGAGCTAAATTCTTTGAGCAGTTCACGACCTTTGGTTCCTACTTTACCATAGGTTATGGTTTGAGTGTTATTTTCTGAGGTTATATTCCAAAATTTATTAGAGTTATTGTCCTGGTTTATAAATCTTCTGGTCATAGCTTGTCAATTGGGGCTGTTGTAAATACTGGTCTAAAAAGACTATTTCTTTTTTTTAAATTCTTTCCATTGCTCGAATCGCTCATCAATCCTCGTTTTGAGTAAATCATAATTGTTCCATGAATTTTCAATTCTATATAAAGTATCCTGGTCAAGCAGGTTATTCACGACCCTGATATTGAGGAGCCGTGCATAATCGCCTAAATAATCCTTGTAGGCTTTAGCAAATTTTGTTCCGTCTTCATAGTATGCTTTAGCGAATTCATTACCCGTTTTATTCAGGTCATTGCTGGTTAATTTACCATCACAATTGCGCATTAGATATTCACTTCCTGTCAGTGTCCTGTTTTTTACATTTTGGATATCATCCTCAAAGTCTTCAAGTTGCTCTCCTGATAATAAGTTATTTTCGATGAACCAGGTCAGGAATATTCCAATATGCGTTGCGCCATTGATTTGCGGAAGGCCAGGAGGAAAATCACCACCATAATGCCAGGAAGCATCGTCGTATTTCTTCATAAATCTAATTACATTGCTTTATATGATATTGCTAATATATCAAATATAATATATTTCGATAAAGAGAATTGCGATGTGGATTGGAAAATGCAGTGTTGAATCAATATTGAGCAGTGATGACTTTTATAATTTCACTGGCATTTGCGTAGACTATGAAATGCCCGTCACCGTTAAATTAACAAACTATGGGTGTAGCAGCTATTTGCTTTTACAGTTATTCAATCTGATGAATTTATAGATATTCTTAATTTCAATAAAAGTTATGAATAAGATTTTTGATCTTATTCATAACTTAAAAAATTACATCCATTTTGAGGCAAAGCGATAAAACTCATGCCTCAGTTCATTGAAAAGTCTTTCTTCTGTCAGATAGTCTTCATGTAAATTGTGATTGTCTGAAATCGTGATTTTCTCTACTGAACCATCAAACTCGCTGATCTGATCTTTGATGTTGTTATTATTCTCGTGAATACTGCTTTTCAGCTCATCAATTGCATTATTATGGATGATAAATTCATTCTGAAAATGTTCAACTTGCACTGCTACCTCTTTATTGGTATTGTCGGCAAGGATCTCTTCCAGTCTTTCTTGCAAGATTCCAAGTTCCTGTGCATAAAAGTCCAGGCCCCTTAAGGAGTCGCTATGTAAATTCGTGATATGTTTAATACTTAGCTGTTTCATAGTACTAATATATCTATAATTACACCGCGGGTTTGTTAACTCAAAATAATCTTTCGTAAGCTGATTTGTAGCTGACACTCAACAGTTAAAGCAATAGCGAAAATAGGGAAAGGGTAAAAATGAAAAATCCGGCGATATACTGCCGGACTTTTACTATTTGGGTGTGTTGTTGCATTCTATGTGGTGTGTTGTTAGATCGCAGGCCTATTATTGTTTGTGTTATTTTATATTACACTTATGACTGTAGAACAGTGAGTTGGTTTAATTTGATATTAAAATTAATTATTGAAAGATTAAATCATTTGTTCCTTGAAAAAGACAATATGTCGTGGAAAAGGGTATTTTAATGAACAACAGTTGTTTAAACCTAATCATGTTTACATTATTTAACTACAAGATGAACAAAAGTAACATAAATTTAATTTGTTTTCTCATTAAAGGTTAATTACATTTGAGTATGGATATATTTAACAGAGAAAAATACGACCTTGTATTTAGTAGCGGTTTAGAAGCCAACAATGCCGTAAAAGACGGTGAGTCGCGAACAGTAATGAATAAGTACATCGCATTTTGTGAAAAATTAATAACTGAGAATCCTGATACAAAAGTGGATGATCTTTGTGATTCTGCAGTTACCGGATTTCGTTATTTAAAGAAATATGGAGAAATCCCTGCGGTAAATACACTATAATTCACAAATCATCATTGGTTTTTCATTTATATTTTGATCTTTGGCAGCAAATCAAAAATAATGAATAAAGCAATTTTTTTAGACCGTGATGGGGTCCTTAATCATGAGCGGAATGATTACATCTGCCGGGTAGAAGATTTTGAAGTACTGGAATATCAGATTCCTCCTTTAAAAAGATTATTTGACGAAGGTTATCTTTTAGTAATCATTACCAACCAGGGAGGAATTGCCCTGCAGCGTTATACGGAAGATACATTGGCAGAAATGCACGAAATATTGTTCAACAAGTTTGAAGAGTTGGGCGCTGAGATTATTCATGCTTATTATTGCCCGCATCACCCAACCGTAAATGGGGAGTGTGAATGCCGCAAGCCTAAGTCTGGAATGTTACTTGAAGCTATTGCAGAATATAATATTGATCCCGCATTGTCAGTCATGATTGGTGATAAACCAAGAGATGTGGAAGCTGCAAACGGAGCAGGGGTGAAGGGTATATTGATTGAACCTGATGAACAGATTGATTATGAAAAAGTAAAGGCTGTTTTGGAGGGGGAATAGGGGTTTAGGGGCTTCTACCTTTACTAGTTACTGCTTACTGCTTGCTGCTAGGGGTTCTATAATTATAAAAGAAAAAGGCAAAAATGCCGCCTCTTAAATGAAGCGGCATTTTTGCCTTTCTTTATTTCTTTTTATATATTAAACGACAACTTATGCCTTAGCTTCAGCTGCTTTTTTGTGATCAGCAAGGAATGTAGCTAATCCGCTGTCAGTTAATGGGTGTTTTAATAAACCTAAAATAGCTGACAATGGGCCAGTCATTACATCTGCACCTAATTTAGCACAGTTGATAATGTGTAATGGTCCACGGATAGAAGCAGCAAGAATTTCAGTTGCATAACCGTAGTTATCAAAAATTAAACGGATATCTTCGATTAATTGTAAACCGTCAGTACCTATATCATCTAAACGGCCAAGGAAGGGAGATACGTAAGTAGCACCTGCTTTAGCAGCTAATAAAGCTTGTCCTGAGGAGAAAATCAATGTACAGTTTGTTCTGATCCCTTTTGAAGAGAAATATTTGATGGCTTTAACACCGTCTTTAATCATCGGAACTTTAACTACGATTTTTGGATCAAGTTTAGCTAAAGCTTCGCCTTCTTTAATAATATTTTCAAAATCTGTAGAGATAACTTCAGCACTCACGTCTCCGTCAACGATCGCACAAATTGCTTTGTAATGATCGATAACGTTCTGATCGCCTGAAATACCTTCTTTAGCCATAAGGCTCGGATTGGTCGTTACACCATCTAATACACCAAGATCTTGTGCTTCTTTGATTTGCTCAAGATTAGCTGTGTCAATGAAAAATTTCATGATTTATATGATTTAAGGAAAAATAAACTATGGATAAATTTAGCGTATGCTTTGGACGGAAGATTGTGCAATGAAAGCATAGTCAATCTGCTAAAAAATAAAAAATGGGCAAGCAACCTTTATCGCACCGCTACAACCTTCTACCCTTGCTTCGTTCCCGCCCTGGGGGAGTTCAAAGGGAGCTGATCGTAAAGGACTTGCCCACTGCAAATGTAGCAAAAGAGTTCAGTCTACAAAAACGAAATCAAGAAATAATTGATGTTTTTTATTGAAAAACTGATAATAGATTGAATTTTAAGGGATTGTATTTGAATAAAAATTTCATTTATATCCATATTTAGTGAAATAACCTTGAAAATTGGGCTGAGAACCTAAATTTCCGCTCTTTTTCCCGCTAACAAACGGAATAAACAGGAAGGTTTTGTCTGAAAACTGATGATTACTAATCAGATTAAGCGCACTAATGCAAAATAATTCTAAATAACACGTTTATTAACTTGGTAATAATTATATCTTTTTATTGCCAAGTTCGTAAACTAACCAGCTTCAAATTATGCTGTTATTTATTTTTCGCAAAAAAAATGTCAAAATGGCAATTATTCCGTTAAATTATTATCTTAGTGTTTCGAATACATTAAGATATGGAACAAATAGAAGAAAATCAGGGCTTATACAATTCAAGCTTTGAGCATGATGCTTGCGGTATTGGTTTTGTTGCCCACGTAAAGGGAAGGAAGTCACAACAAATAATTTCAGATGCTATTACAATCTTAGAAAATCTCGACCATCGGGGTGCATGCGGTGCTGAAATTAATACTGGTGATGGTGCCGGGATTATGATACAGGTTCCACATGAGTTTTTATATGACGAGTGCCTTAAAATTGGATTTAGCTTAAATCAATCTGGCGACTATGGCGTTGGGATGTTATTTCTCCCAAAGGATGTGAGAGCGCGCGAGGAATGCCGGGAAGTGATTTACCGTGCTGCCGAAAAATTAGACCTGGAAGTATTAGGGTTTAGAAAAGTAAATACCAATACAGAAGGTATTGGAGATATGGCTTTATCTGTAGAGCCTGAAATGGAGCAAGTATTTGTAGCGAGACCTGACCAGATCGCTGCCGGTGCTGACTTTGAACGTAAACTATATGTATTCAAAAATTACCTGACTAAAACTATTCTGAATACAGTTAAAGGAATTAAAGCTGATTTTTATATCGCTTCTTTTTCTTCTCGTACTATAGTTTACAAAGGTCAGCTGACTTCCATGCAGGTTCGCACTTATTTTACAGAGTTAAGCGACAAAAGAGTTGTTTCTGCGTTTGGCTTAGTCCATTCAAGATTTGCAACGAACACTTTTCCTTCGTGGAGATTGGCACAACCTTTCCGTTACATTGCCCACAATGGTGAAATCAATACTTTACAAGGCAATTTAAACTGGTTCCGTGCCAGTGTAAAATCTTTCGCCTCTAGTTATTTTACTGCCGAAGAATTAAACATTCTGTTACCAGTAATTGATGAGACACAATCTGACTCTGGTTGTTTGGATAATATTATCGAGTTATTACTGCATGCGGGCCGTTCTCTGCCACATGTATTAATGATGCTGATCCCTGAGGCTTGGGATGGAAATGACGACATGGATGAGCTTAAACAGGCTTTTTATAAATTCCATGCAACTCTGATGGAGCCTTGGGATGGGCCTGCAGCCATTGCATTTACAGATGGTAATTTAATTGGGGCAACTTTAGATAGAAATGGATTAAGACCGTCAAGATATGCGATCACTAAAGATGACCGCGTAATTATGGCTTCTGAGTCGGGTGTATTGGCTTTAGATCAAAGCCAGATCATTGAAAAAGGAAGGTTGACACCAGGAAAAATGTTCGTGGTAGATATGGAGCAGGGCAGGATTATCAGTGATGATGAAATCAAAACTGAGGTTTGCAGCCGCCGTCCTTATGCGGATTGGTTAAATCAATACCAGATCCGTTTAGAGGAATTATCTGATCCAAGAGTGGTATTTACAGGTTTATCTCAAGAGTCTATATTTAAATATCACCAGGTATTTGGTTATAGCAGAGAAGATATTGATCTGATCTTAAAGCCAATGGCTATTGAGGCGAAAGAACCGATAGGATCGATGGGTACTGATATTCCTTTAGCTGTTTTATCACAGAAACCACAGCACTTGTCTTCTTACTTTAAACAATTGTTTGCACAGGTAACGAATCCACCGATTGACCCGATCAGGGAAAAAGTGGTCATGAGCCTTGCCGGGTTTATGGGTAATAATGGTAATTTATTAGAGGAACATGCCATGCAATGCCATTGTGTGGGTATTAAACATCCGATATTAACGAATCTGGAGTTAGAGAAAGTAAGAAGTATTGATACTGGGGTATTCCAGTCTAAGACACTACAAACTTATTTCAGGGCGGATGGTAAACCAGGTTCTCTGGCTAAGGGCTTAGAGCGTTTATGCCGTTATGCGGTTGATGCGGTTGAAGATGGTTTCCAGGTGATTGTTTTATCTGATCGTGCATTGGATTCAGAACATGCTGCAATTCCTTCACTGATGGCTGTATCTGCGGTGCATCACCATTTGATCCGTAAGGGGCATCGTGGCGCTGTAGGTATTGTGGTTGAGGCTGGGGATGTTTGGGAAGTTCACCATTTTGCTTGTTTAATTGGCTTTGGTGCAACTGCTGTCAATCCTTATCTGGCTTTGGAAACGATTTCAGGCTTTGACCAGGAAAGTGATCTTAAACCAGAAAAACTAATTCAGAATTATATATATGCTGTGAATAGTGGTTTGTTGAAGATTTTCTCAAAAATGGGGATTTCAACATTACAATCTTACCATGGTGCACAGATATTTGAGATATTAGGTATCCACAAAAGTGTAGTTGATAGCTATTTCAGCGGCGCTGTATCAAGAATCGGTGGATTAGGATTGGATGATATTGCCAGAGAGGCTTTGATTAAACATAGCCGTGTATTTGGTAAATCTACGCGTCCTGATATGTTGCTGCCTACTGGTGGAAATTATAAATGGAGAAGAAAAGGGGAGCAGCATTTGTTTAATCCGCAGACGATCCATTTATTACAGAATGCAACCCGTAAAAATGATTATAATGTTTATAAGCAGTATAGTAAACTGGTTAATGAGCAAACTAAGCAGGCCTATACGATCCGCGGTTTATTTGAATTCAACTATAACCGTGCGCCTGTTTCATTGACTGAGGTTGAACCTGTTGAAGCTATATTAAAACGTTTTGCTACCGGAGCGATGTCTTTTGGATCTATTTCTCATGAAGCACACTCCACTTTAGCGATTGCGATGAACCGCATTGGCGGAAAGAGTAATACTGGTGAAGGTGGCGAGGATGAATTAAGGTATGAAGTCTTGCCAAATGGTGATTCTATGCGTTCTGCGATCAAGCAGATTGCTTCGGCAAGGTTTGGGGTAACCAGTAATTACCTGACTAATGCAGATGAATTACAAATTAAAATGGCCCAGGGAGCGAAACCTGGTGAAGGTGGTCAATTACCTGGTCATAAGGTGGATGACTGGATTGCAAAAGTCCGTCATGCGACACCTGGTGTAGGTTTGATTTCTCCGCCTCCGCACCATGATATTTATTCTATTGAAGATTTAGCGCAATTGATTTTTGACCTTAAGAATGCCAACAGAGCGGCAAGGATCAATGTTAAATTGGTTTCTAAAGCTGGCGTAGGTACTATTGCAGCTGGGGTGGCGAAAGCACATGCTGATGTGATCCTGGTTTCTGGTTTTGATGGTGGTACAGGGGCTTCACCGCTTACTTCTATACAGCATGCTGGTTTACCTTGGGAATTGGGTTTGGCTGAAGCGCATCAGACTTTAGTTAAAAACCGCTTGCGCAGCAGGGTTGTTTTACAGACTGATGGTCAGTTAAAAACGGGTAAAGATATTGCTATAGCGACTTTATTAGGTGCAGAAGAATGGGGGGTAGCTACGGCTGCTTTAGTAACTTCGGGTTGTATTATGATGAGAAAGTGTCATTTAAATACTTGTCCGGTTGGGGTTGCTACACAGGATCCTGATTTGAGAAAACTGTTTACGGGTGATGCTGATCATGTGGTTAATCTTTTCCACTTCCTGGCTGAAGAGCTTCGGGAAACTATGGCTGAATTAGGTTTCAGAACTGTGGAAGAAATGGTTGGTCAGGCTGATGCTTTGAGTTTACGTGCGATTGATGATGCTGACTGGAAATTAAAGAATCTTGATCTTTCTGCAATTTTATATAAGGCACCTGACAATGGTTTGAGTTTATTCCAAACTGAATCACAAGATCATGGAATCAGCAATGTACTGGATCATGAACTGATTGCAGCTTCTCAACCTGCTTTATTAAATAAAGAACCTGTTTTCAAAGAGTTTGAGGTTAAAAATACGGACCGCGCATTGGGTACCATGTTATCAAATGAAGTGTCTAAAATTTATAAAGGAGTAGGATTGCCTCCTGATACGATCAATTTTAAATTCCATGGTTCTGCGGGGCAGAGTTTTGGTGCTTTTGCGGCAAGAGGAATCTCGCTTGAATTAGAAGGGGAAGGAAATGATTATGTAGGTAAGGGGCTATCGGGAGCACGTTTATCGATCTATCCGTTCCGTGAAGTAACCTATGTGCCAGAACAGAATATCATTATTGGTAATGTGGCTTTATATGGTGCGACTTCTGGCGAACTGTTTGTCAGAGGTCTGGCCGGTGAACGTTTTGCCGTTAGAAATTCTGGAGCTACAGCTGTAGTGGAAGGTTTAGGAGATCATGGTTGTGAGTATATGACTGGTGGTGAGGTACTTGTTCTTGGAAATACGGGCAGCAATTTTGCAGCTGGTATGAGCGGAGGGGTAGCCTGGATTTACGATGTGAATGGAGATTTTCCTAACAAATGCAATAAGGAAATGGTAGATCTTGATCCTTTAAATGAGGAAGATGAATTGCGGATTAACAGTTTGTTAAGAAAACATATCCAATTGACAAAAAGCAGATTAGCTGAATTCATATTAAGTGATTGGGCAACACAATCTGCGCATTTTGTTAAAGTATTCCCTAAAGAGTACAAAGCGGTTTTATTGAAAAGAAGTAATAAAGTTAAGACATCATAATTATGGGAAAAGTAACCGGATTTTTAGAGTATGAGAGAACTGCTCCTGTAAAGCAAGATGCAAAAGAGCGTTTAAAACATTATAATGAATTTGTTGTCGCGTTTGAGCAGGATCAGGTCAAACAAGAGGCTGCACGTTGTATGGATTGCGGCGTACCATTTTGTCAGTCGGGTTGTCCGCTGGGAAATGTAATCCCTGAGTTTAACGAAGCAGTATATAAAGCGGAGTGGGAGATAGCAGCCAATATTTTATTGAGTACCAATAATTTCCCTGAGTTTACGGGAAGGATTTGTCCTGCGCCTTGCGAGTCTGCTTGTGTATTGGGAATTAACAAATCTCCTGTTTCTATTGAAGATATAGAAAAACATATTATTGAAATTGCTTTCAATAAGGGATATATTAAAGCAGAACCGCCATTGATCCGCAGCGGTAAAAAAGTAGCGGTAATTGGTTCTGGCCCTGCTGGTTTAGCAGCTGCTGCACAATTGAATAAAGCCGGACATGAAGTGGTCGTTTATGAACGTGACGACACTCCTGGTGGTTTATTAAATTATGGTATTCCTGATTTTAAATTACAGAAGGACGTTGTGACCAGAAGGATCAGCCTGATGGAGAAGGAGGGAATTGAGTTCAAGTGTAATGCCAATGTTGGTGTGAATGTTGAGCTGAATACTTTGCTGAGAGAGTATCAGTCAATTGTTTTGGCTGGTGGTTCTACTATCCCGCGTGATTTGAACGTGACTGGCAGATCGGCTAAAGGAGTTCATTATGCTATGGATTTCTTAAAGCAACAAAATAAAAGAGTACGTAATTTCAGTATTGATCAGGAGCAGATCCTGGCTACCGGAAAGGATGTGATTGTAATTGGTGGTGGTGATACAGGTTCTGATTGTATCGGAACTTCAAATCGCCAGGGGGCAAAGTCTGTAACTCAGTTTGAGATTATGCCTATGCCTGCTCAGAGCCGTACCGAGAATATGCCATGGCCTTCTTATCCGATGTTATTGAAAGTAACCAGTTCTCATGAGGAAGGTTGCAACAGAGCATGGGGGGTAAATACAAAGGCTTTTATTGCGGATGAAAATGGCGCATTGAAGGCTTTGCAGGTTGTAGATGTGGAATGGGAAATTGATGCAGTCGGACGTCCTGTAAATTTTAAAGAAATTGAGGGTACAGTACGTGAGTTACCTTGTCAGCTGGTTTTATTGGCAATGGGTTTCTTATATCCTCAGAAAGAAGGACTGCTGGAGAAATTAGGCGTTGAGCTGGATAACAGAGGCAATGTAAAAGCTGAAGAAGGTAAGTATCAAACCAATATCGCCAAGATTTTTACGGCTGGTGATATGAGAAGAGGACAATCTCTAGTAGTTTGGGCAATATCAGAGGGTAGAGAAGCGGCAAGAAAAGTCGATGAGTACCTGATGGGATCAAGCAGATTACCTACTAAGGACGGTATTCCTTACGCATAATATTTAACCTGAGAATTTAAGATCAACTTAAACTAAATAATAAACCAAGGACAAAACAATAATAACTATTACTAACCAAAACGAAGAGCCGTTCCATATTCATGGGCGGCTTTTTAATTGTAATTAAATTAATAGGTTAATGATTAATCTTTATTTCTATATTAGTGTACTGGTGATTATTTTATTCTCTATTTAATGTTATGAAAAGAAATTACGCACTCCTCTTATTATTACTGCTTACAGCTATAACCGTCTTCATTTCCTGTAAGAAAAGTATAGATCATAAAAATGATTATGACCGGAGTCATGACTCCTGGATGAGCTTCAAAAAGTCATCCAATAATTCTTATAGCTATAAGGTCAGCTCAGGATCATGGACTGGTACTAGTTCTGAAACTGTGATTACTGTAAAAGATGGTAAAGTCACTAATCGCTCTTATGTATACAAAATACCCGGAGAAAAACCAGTTTCTCAGCCTATTGTAAAGGAAGAATGGCAGGAAGAGCAGGTCAAACTGAATACACATTCTGCTGGCGCAGCTACTTTA is a window encoding:
- a CDS encoding D-glycero-alpha-D-manno-heptose-1,7-bisphosphate 7-phosphatase, with product MNKAIFLDRDGVLNHERNDYICRVEDFEVLEYQIPPLKRLFDEGYLLVIITNQGGIALQRYTEDTLAEMHEILFNKFEELGAEIIHAYYCPHHPTVNGECECRKPKSGMLLEAIAEYNIDPALSVMIGDKPRDVEAANGAGVKGILIEPDEQIDYEKVKAVLEGE
- the fsa gene encoding fructose-6-phosphate aldolase, producing MKFFIDTANLEQIKEAQDLGVLDGVTTNPSLMAKEGISGDQNVIDHYKAICAIVDGDVSAEVISTDFENIIKEGEALAKLDPKIVVKVPMIKDGVKAIKYFSSKGIRTNCTLIFSSGQALLAAKAGATYVSPFLGRLDDIGTDGLQLIEDIRLIFDNYGYATEILAASIRGPLHIINCAKLGADVMTGPLSAILGLLKHPLTDSGLATFLADHKKAAEAKA
- the gltB gene encoding glutamate synthase large subunit; translated protein: MEQIEENQGLYNSSFEHDACGIGFVAHVKGRKSQQIISDAITILENLDHRGACGAEINTGDGAGIMIQVPHEFLYDECLKIGFSLNQSGDYGVGMLFLPKDVRAREECREVIYRAAEKLDLEVLGFRKVNTNTEGIGDMALSVEPEMEQVFVARPDQIAAGADFERKLYVFKNYLTKTILNTVKGIKADFYIASFSSRTIVYKGQLTSMQVRTYFTELSDKRVVSAFGLVHSRFATNTFPSWRLAQPFRYIAHNGEINTLQGNLNWFRASVKSFASSYFTAEELNILLPVIDETQSDSGCLDNIIELLLHAGRSLPHVLMMLIPEAWDGNDDMDELKQAFYKFHATLMEPWDGPAAIAFTDGNLIGATLDRNGLRPSRYAITKDDRVIMASESGVLALDQSQIIEKGRLTPGKMFVVDMEQGRIISDDEIKTEVCSRRPYADWLNQYQIRLEELSDPRVVFTGLSQESIFKYHQVFGYSREDIDLILKPMAIEAKEPIGSMGTDIPLAVLSQKPQHLSSYFKQLFAQVTNPPIDPIREKVVMSLAGFMGNNGNLLEEHAMQCHCVGIKHPILTNLELEKVRSIDTGVFQSKTLQTYFRADGKPGSLAKGLERLCRYAVDAVEDGFQVIVLSDRALDSEHAAIPSLMAVSAVHHHLIRKGHRGAVGIVVEAGDVWEVHHFACLIGFGATAVNPYLALETISGFDQESDLKPEKLIQNYIYAVNSGLLKIFSKMGISTLQSYHGAQIFEILGIHKSVVDSYFSGAVSRIGGLGLDDIAREALIKHSRVFGKSTRPDMLLPTGGNYKWRRKGEQHLFNPQTIHLLQNATRKNDYNVYKQYSKLVNEQTKQAYTIRGLFEFNYNRAPVSLTEVEPVEAILKRFATGAMSFGSISHEAHSTLAIAMNRIGGKSNTGEGGEDELRYEVLPNGDSMRSAIKQIASARFGVTSNYLTNADELQIKMAQGAKPGEGGQLPGHKVDDWIAKVRHATPGVGLISPPPHHDIYSIEDLAQLIFDLKNANRAARINVKLVSKAGVGTIAAGVAKAHADVILVSGFDGGTGASPLTSIQHAGLPWELGLAEAHQTLVKNRLRSRVVLQTDGQLKTGKDIAIATLLGAEEWGVATAALVTSGCIMMRKCHLNTCPVGVATQDPDLRKLFTGDADHVVNLFHFLAEELRETMAELGFRTVEEMVGQADALSLRAIDDADWKLKNLDLSAILYKAPDNGLSLFQTESQDHGISNVLDHELIAASQPALLNKEPVFKEFEVKNTDRALGTMLSNEVSKIYKGVGLPPDTINFKFHGSAGQSFGAFAARGISLELEGEGNDYVGKGLSGARLSIYPFREVTYVPEQNIIIGNVALYGATSGELFVRGLAGERFAVRNSGATAVVEGLGDHGCEYMTGGEVLVLGNTGSNFAAGMSGGVAWIYDVNGDFPNKCNKEMVDLDPLNEEDELRINSLLRKHIQLTKSRLAEFILSDWATQSAHFVKVFPKEYKAVLLKRSNKVKTS
- a CDS encoding glutamate synthase subunit beta, whose product is MGKVTGFLEYERTAPVKQDAKERLKHYNEFVVAFEQDQVKQEAARCMDCGVPFCQSGCPLGNVIPEFNEAVYKAEWEIAANILLSTNNFPEFTGRICPAPCESACVLGINKSPVSIEDIEKHIIEIAFNKGYIKAEPPLIRSGKKVAVIGSGPAGLAAAAQLNKAGHEVVVYERDDTPGGLLNYGIPDFKLQKDVVTRRISLMEKEGIEFKCNANVGVNVELNTLLREYQSIVLAGGSTIPRDLNVTGRSAKGVHYAMDFLKQQNKRVRNFSIDQEQILATGKDVIVIGGGDTGSDCIGTSNRQGAKSVTQFEIMPMPAQSRTENMPWPSYPMLLKVTSSHEEGCNRAWGVNTKAFIADENGALKALQVVDVEWEIDAVGRPVNFKEIEGTVRELPCQLVLLAMGFLYPQKEGLLEKLGVELDNRGNVKAEEGKYQTNIAKIFTAGDMRRGQSLVVWAISEGREAARKVDEYLMGSSRLPTKDGIPYA